A single region of the Gossypium arboreum isolate Shixiya-1 chromosome 12, ASM2569848v2, whole genome shotgun sequence genome encodes:
- the LOC108477800 gene encoding uncharacterized protein LOC108477800: MSTRRVARGRGRGCRGARAGSSASGYMPDVEAREAQASPVAEIGSFDRAIGDNALAQAMLHILERVAGTVGSSIVTWVCGSVMERLRPHRVENFRGVSRVVPSVAEYWLEATKRILDNLDYTPEQKLKGAVSLLRDEAYQWWLMVKEGTSSDRLTWEFFRSTFQGKYVGASYVDASRKEFLSLVQGDGLEYEAKFLRLSQYAQGIVATENDRCVQF; encoded by the coding sequence ATGAGCACTAGAAGGGTTGCAAGAGGCCGCGGCAGAGGCTGTAGAGGTGCTAGAGCTGGATCATCGGCATCGGGGTACATGCCAGACGTTGAGGCGAGGGAAGCACAGGCTTCACCAGTGGCTGAGATAGGGTCATTCGACCGAGCTATTGGGGATAATGCACTGGCCCAGGCGATGCTTCatattttggaaagggttgctggtaCTGTTGGGTCTAGTATTGTTACTTGGGTCTGTGGGTCGGTTATGGAACGACTCCGGCCACATAGAGTAGAGAACTTTAGGGGAGTTTCTAGGGTGGTCCCTAGTGTGGCagaatactggttggaggccaccaAAAGAATTTTGGACAACCTCGACTACACGCCAGAACAAAAGTTGAAGGGTGCCGTGTCCTTGCTGAGGGATGAAGCTTACCAATGGTGGCTTATGGTAAAAGAGGGTACCTCGTCTGATAgattgacttgggagttcttcaggTCCACGTTTCAAGGAAAGTATGTAGGCGCTAGCTATGTGGACGCTAGTAGAAAGGAGTTCCTGAGTTTGGTTCAAGGTGACGGACTTGAGTACGAGGCAAAATTTTTACGACTTAGCCAGTATGCCCAAGGAATAGTAGCAACAGAAAACGACCGCTGTGTTCAGTTTTAG